The Candidatus Binatia bacterium nucleotide sequence GATCATCCGCCCGCCCGAGAGGTGGTCGAGCGTGAGGGCGGCCATGGCCGTCGCCGTGGGCGTGCGCGCCGAGATCTGCGCGATCGCGGTCCCGAGAAGAACCCGCTTCGTGTGGGCGGCGATCCATGCGAGCGGCGTGAAGGCATCGGACCCCCACGCTTCGGCCGTGAAGACCGCGTGGAAGCCCAGCTCCTCCGCCTTGCGCACCGTTCCGGCCAGGTCCGGCGGAGGCAGCGCGCCCCAGTACCCGAGCTGGAGTCCGAGCTTGAGATTGCGCACGCGGGTCCCTTAGCAGGAGGCTTGCGGAGGCGCCAGGTGTTCCAGGGGGCCCTCCTCCGCGGCGCGGCGTGCACCGCAGGTTGACGGCAATCCGGCGATCGAGGCAGATTGAGGAAGAAGGTACGACCGGCCATGCGGGGTAGCGTGCAGCTCACGGCGATCATCGAACGCGAAGGTGATGGGTACGTAGCGCTCTGCCCGGAGCTGGACATTGCGAGCCAGGGAGCGAGCGTAGAGGAGGCACGCTCGAACTTGCGGGAAGCAGTAGAACTTTTCTTCGAGACGGCCGACCCCTCGGAAGTGGACCGACGCCTTCATACCGAGGTGTACGTAACACGGTTGGACGTATCGCGTGGCTAAGCTTCGCGTCCTCTCCGGCCGCGAAGTCTGTGCCATCCTGGCGCGCCATGGTTTCGTGGAAGTGCGCCGCCGAGGCAGCCACGTGGTGATGCAAAAACGCGTGGACGACTCCACCATAACGGTCCCCGTACCCGACCACGACGAGTTGCGGCCTGGGACGCTGCTCTCCATCATTCGACAGTCGGGCCTGGCTCGCTCGCTGTTCGAGGTACCGTAGTGCCACTTCCGGATGTCGAACCTCCCCGCGGCGGAACCGGGGCGGCAGGAGGTCAGCCGTCGGCCGTCGGGAGGTGCGGGTAAGCCGGGGCCGCGTCCCCGTCCTTGACCCTCTTCGGCGCTCCGTGGTACCGCCCGTGCCGCCATGGCGGATCCCGCGCGGGAACTCGCCCCCGAGGCGCTGGTCGACACGCTCTTTTCCTTCCTGCGCACGGGCGTCGTGAAGGCGGCCGTCGAGCTCGATCTCTTCACGCACGTCGCCCGCGGTGCTTCGACGCTCGGAGAGATCGCGCGCGCCGCGGGTGCCCCCGAGCGCGGCGTCCGCATTCTGCTCGACGTCCTGGCCTCGCAGGGCTTCGTCACGAAGGAAGGCGACCGCTACAGCCTGCCGCCGCTCGTCGAGATGCTTCTTTCCCGGGACTCGGCGCACTACGCGGGCGATTTCTCCCGCATCACGGCAAACCCGCTCATCTGGCAGGGCGTCGGGAACCTGGCGGAGATCGTGCGGCAGGGAAGGCCGCCGGATTCCACGGTGGACGTCGAAGAGCACCCCTTCTGGCGGGAGTTCGCGGAAGCCTCCGAGCGCGCCTCGGAGCTTCCGGCCTCGGGCGTGGCGGGACTCGTCGCGGCCGAGGGGCTCGCGCCCCGGTCGATCCTGGACGTGGCCTGCGGATCGGGCGTCTACGGTTTCTCGCTCCTCGAGAAATTTCCCGAGGCGCGCCTCACCTCGCTCGACTGGCCGGGCGTGCTCGAGCGCGCAAAGGCCGTGGCCGAAAGGCGCGGGCTTTCGGAGCGCGTCGAGTGGCTGCCGGGGAGCGCCTTCGAGGTCGAGATTCCCGGAGGGCGCTACGACCTCGTCGTGGCAAGCCACTTCTACCATCACTTCTCCTTCGAGCGGAACGTGGAGCTCTCGCGCCGGCTCCGCGACGCTCTCGCGCCCGGGGGCACCCTTCTCGTCCACGACTGGGTCGCCGACGACGCGAGAGTGGACCGTGCCCCCGCGATCCTTTTCTCCGTCGTGATGCTCGCTTCCACCTCCGAGGGCGACGTCTTCACCGAGGGCGAGTACCGCCGCATGCTCGAGGCGGCGGGCTTTTCGAGCGTCGTCTTCCGCGAGGTGCCGATCACCCGCACGCACGTGATCTTCGCCCGCAAGGACTGACGGACGCGACGGAGCGCGTCCCTCCGGCACGGGTCCGTGTTCGCATTTTCCCCGTTCCCCTCACCCCTCCGGGACGCGACGGAGCGCGTCCCTCCGCGTGGTCGCGTTCGCGCCTGGCAACGTTCGTCGCCGACGCGACGGAAAACGCCCGTACGCGGCCTCCGTTTCGCGTGGGGGAATCGGAGGGCCACGCTCTGTCGTGGCCGTGGTCATCGACGCCGCAACCGCCGATCCCTGGATGCGAACCGTCGCGTCGATTCCCCCGCCCTCCGGGACGCGACGGAGCGCGTCCCTCCGGGTGGCCGCGTTCGCGCCTGGCAACGTTCGTCGCCGACGCGACGGAAAACGCCCGTACGCGGCCTCCGTTTCGCGTGGGGGAATCGGAGGGCCACGCTCTGTCGTGGCCGTGGTCATCGACGCCGCAACCGCCGATCCCTGGATGCGAACCGTCGCGTCGATTCCCCCGCCCCCCGGGACGCGACGGAGCGCGTCCCTCCGGCCGGGTTCGCCGATGCCGCGGACGTCGATCTTCGGGCGCAACCGGCGAACCCAATACGGCCGCCTCGTTTGCCCCTCCGCCCTCGGGACGCGACGGAGCGCGTCCCTCCGCGTGGCCGCGCGTCATTGCAAACGCGACGGTACCGCCGCCTCCCGGGCGCGATCGGAGGGCCACGCTCTGTCGTGGCCGTGGTCATCGACGCCGCAACCGCCGATCCCTGGATGCGAACCGTCGCGTCGATTCCCCCGCCCCCCGGGACGCGACGGAGCGCGTCCCTCCGCGTGGGACGCGTTCGCGCCTGGCAACGTTCGTCGCCGACGCGACGGAAAACGCCCGTACGCGGCCTCCGTTTCGCGTGGGGGAATCGGAGGGCCACGCTCTGTCGTGGCCGTGGTCATCGACGCCGCAACCGCCGATCCCTGGATGCCGTCGCGTCGATTCCCCCGCCCGCCCCGGACGCGACGGAGCGCGTCCCTCCGGTCGCGCGCGGGCGGGTCCGGCCCCGTCACCCCGAAAGCCGCTCGATCACGGCGTCGGCGAACTCCTCGGTGCCGAGCGTCCCGCCGAGGTCGGGGGTTTTCTTCCCCTCGCGGAGCGCCCGGTCGTAGGCGGCCTTGATGCGGCGGGCCGTCTCGGCGCACTCCGCATCGCTTCGCGATTCGGCCAGGTGGTTCAGCATCATGACGGCCGACATCAGCAGCGCGAGCGGGTTGGCGATCCCCTTCCCGGCGATGTTGGGCGCCGAGCCGTGGACGGCCTCGAAGACGGCGTGGCTCTCGCCCAGGTTCGCGCCCGGAACGACGCCGAGCCCGCCCACGAGCCCGGCGCAGAGGTCGCTCACGACGTCGCCGTAGAGGTTCTCGAGGAGCAGCACGTCGAACTGCCCCGGGTCCTGCACGAGCCTCATGCAGCCCGCGTCGATGATGACTTCCTCGTACGCGACCTGCGGGTACTCGCGCTCGTGGATCTCGCGGGCGCAGCGCAGAAAGAGGCCGTCGGTGAGCTTCATGATGTTGGCCTTGTGGAAGACCGTGACCTTGCGGCGCCCGCGCTGCACGGCGTAGCGGAACGCCCAGCGCGCGATGCGGAGACACGCGGGCCGCGTCGCCACTTTGAGCGAGATGACGACGTCCTCGGTCACCTGGTTTTCCGCGCCGCTGTAGAGGCCCTCCGTGTTCTCGCGGACGATGACCAGGTCGACGTTGCCGAAGCGTGTGGGGACCCCTTCGAGCGTGCGCACGGGGCGAACGGCGGCGTAGAGGTTGAGGCGCTTCCGGAGCTGCACGTTGACCGAGGTGAAGCCCTCGCCCACGGGAGTGGTGCAGGGTCCCTTGAGCGCCACGCCGTGCCGCTCGATGGCCTCGAGAGTCTCCGCCGGAAGGACGTCGAGCCCCGCCTCGAGCGCCGAAAGCCCGGCCTTCCTTTCCACCCAGTCGATGGGCGCCCGGGCGGCCGCGAGCACGCGCACGACGGCGGCCGTCACCTCGGGGCCGATGCCGTCGCCGGGGATCAGGACGGCCGTGTGGCGGGCCATGGCCCCGAGTCCGCCCCGCTCCGCGCCTTCACCGGACGGCGGGGTTGAGCGAGTAGGTCCCCACGATCTCGGCCTTCTCGAGCACGTGGCCTTCGATGGCGCGGAGCACGTCGGGCGCCCGGAACTTCCCTTCCACGGGGCAGCGCTCGAGGTCGGTCGCGTAGAGCGTGAAGTGGTAGTGGTGGAGGAGCTCGTCGTTCCACGGCGGGCAGGGGCCGTCGTAGCCGAAGTACTCGCCCTCCATGTCCTTGTCGCCCGAAAACCACTGCGTGTAGTCGTTGAGGCCCTGCCGCGTCCCGCGCGGCGCCTCGGGCCCCTTCTTTCCGCGGGGGGTGACGCCGCTCGAGAACTCTCCCTCGGCGATCGAAGCCGGCGTGGGCGGAATGTCGACCAGCACCCAGTGGTAGAAATCCACCCGCGGGAGGCTCGCGGGAATCGTCCGTCCCTCCTTGTTCACGTCGTCGGGCCGGCTCGGCACGTCGGAGTCGTGGCAGATGAGCACGAGGGACTTCGTCCCGGCCGGCAGGTCCGACCAGGCGATGTGGGGGTTTCGGTTCTCGCTGAGCGCGATGTGCGTTTTCGGGTCGGGCTTTCCGAAGGCGCAGCGCTCGGGGATACGCTCCCCGTTCCGGAAGGAATTGCTCCAGATCTGCATCGGCCTACCTCCTCCGTCGTTCTCCCAGTCCGGGCGCGTTCTGGCCGTGCCGCGCCCGGCGGCACCCCTGCAACATGGGGAGGGTTCGGGGGTGTGTCAACGGGCGGGGGCGGGGGCCGAGCGGGGAAGAAGATGGTGCCTCCGGGTCATTACAACCGGGCCCTTTTCGATTTTTTTTGGCTTTACATGTTACCGGAACACAGTCGCCGCGTTCCGAAGAAGTGTCGCAAAAACAGGCGTTTACGCACCGACTTGTCGGCGTTCGGTGCTTGGCATCGATTCTCTAGGACTAGTCTCGGAGTCGTTGACTCCTCGGTTCCGACCTTGCTAGGCGAGCCTCCCAGGGAGGGAGCTGAAATGTTCCGCTACACGCTTTTGGGTCTTTTGCGTGCTTTGGGGCCGCAACACGGCTACGCTCTGATTCGCGAGTACGCGAAGCGATCGGGCCTGGAACCGAGCTCGGGGAACTTCTACCGGGAGCTCCAGCGGCTTTCCGCCGAAAAGCTCGTTCGCCCTCTCGGTCGCCGCTCGGACGGCGATCCCAGACGTCTTCCCTACGAGATCACGCCCGAGGGGGAGGCAGAGCTGGAGCACTGGCTCGCGCACTACCCGAACTTTTCGAGTGTCTACGACGACGACATGACGATCCGGGTCCTCCTGATGCCCGAGTTATCCCGTGAGGTCGTCGACCGCATCATCGAACGCTGGCACGACGAGCTCTGGGTGAACGGGAAACTGATCGAGCGCGACTACGAAAATTCGCTCCTCGCGAGAAAGAACACGGCCACCGAAGGTTTCGACCCCTTGCCTCTTCTCTCCTCGCGCCGCCGGAAACACATCGCGGCGGACATGGAGTTCGTCGAGGAGCTGAAGGCCGCCTACCGAGAATGGGTCGAAAAACGCGGTGCTCGTCCTTCGCCGGAGGCGAAGGTGCGAGAGCAAGAAGCACCGTTGAGAAAACCATCGCTCTCGCCGAAGACCCGGCGTTCCAAGAAATAATTCGTCGGGAGTCCTGCCGCGCTGCCCGATTCGAGTCGAGCCATGAGCCGACTCCTCGCCGCGCTGTCGTTCCGGATGGCGTACCGCCACTTCCGCGCGGATTTCGGGCGTTTGGCATTGAGCGTGGTGGCGGTGGGTCTGGGGGTTGGGTTGGTGGTGGGGTTTTTGGTGATGAACGGGGCGGTGATGGGGTCGTTTTTGGGGGTGGTGGACGGGATGGTGGGGAGAGCGGAGCTTACGGTGAGGGGGAGCGAAGGGGTGACGTTCGGGGAGGAGGTGGTGGAGGCGGTCAGGGGGGTGGAAGGGGTGGAGGTGGCGGTGCCGCTGGTGCGGGCGGTGACGTTTTTGGATGACGGGAGCGGGGAGGTGCTGACGGTCCACGGTGTGGACCTGGGTTCGGAGAGCGAGGTGCGGGTGTACTACCGGGGGGACGGGAAGGGGGTGGTGGAGGACTGGGTGGAGTTTTTGAGTCAGGAGGACTCGGTGGTGCTGGGGGAGGAGTACGCGCGGGAGAAGGGGATTGCGGTAGGGGATCGGGTGGAGCTGGTGACGCCGCGGGGTGTGGAGGGGTTCGTGGTGCGGGGGCTGGTGGGAGGGGGAGAGGGGCTGGTGCGAGCGCTACGGGGGCGGCTTGTGGTGATGGATCTCTGGGCGGCGGAGAGGGCGTTTACGAGCGAGGGACAGATCAACCAGATCGACGTGGTGGTGAGGGACGGGGAGAGCGTGGAGGCGGTCAAGGGGAGGATCGAGGGTGTGGTGCCGGAGGGGCTTCGGGTGGAGGAGCCCGTGGTACGCAAGGAGGTGATCCGGCGGACGGTGGGCGGGTTTCAGGCGATGCTGGTGGGGTTCAGTTTTCTGGCGGTGGTGGCGGGTTTTGTGGTGTCGCTGAGTCGGCTCGGGGCGGTGTTCGAGGGGAGGATGTGGGAGGTGGGACTTCTGAGGGCCGTGGGGGTGAGGAGGCGGATGGTGGTGGTGGAGCTGATGAAGGAAGGGGTTTTGGTGGGAGTTCTGGGGACGGTGCTCGGGTGGGTGGTGGGAGCGGGAGTGGCGAGTGTGGGGCTTCCGTATCTGGCGCGGACGACGGCGATAGCGTTTCGGCTTCCGGTGCCGGAGGCGGAGGTGAGCTTCGGTGTGTGGTCGTTCGTGGTGGGAGGGCTGGTGGGTGTGGTGGCGGCGGTGGCGGCTGCGTGGGCGGCTGCGCGGAGGGTAGCGGGGGCGAACGTGGTGGGAGTGCTCAGGACGAGGGGGCGGGAGTGGGTGGAGTGGGAAGGCGAAGGGAGGAGACTGGCACTCGGGTGGAGCGGAGCGATTGCGCTCGGGGTGGTGGGGCTTCTGGTACTGGAGAGGGTGACGGGGCAGGCTTGGATAGGGCACGGGACGACGGCGCTGGTGGCGGTGTGGGCGGGGGTGAGTGCGGGGCCGCTGGTGAGGGTGCTGGGCGGGTGGGTGGTGAAGGTGTGGGAGCGGGCTTTCGGTGTGGTGGGATGGGTAGCTGCGGGGGGATTGGTGTGGAGGCCGCGCCGCTCGGCGCTCACGGTGGGGACGCTGGGGATCGGGCTCGGGTTCGTGCTGCTTTTGGGGATGCTCGG carries:
- a CDS encoding HicB family protein; the protein is MRGSVQLTAIIEREGDGYVALCPELDIASQGASVEEARSNLREAVELFFETADPSEVDRRLHTEVYVTRLDVSRG
- a CDS encoding O-methyltransferase; amino-acid sequence: MADPARELAPEALVDTLFSFLRTGVVKAAVELDLFTHVARGASTLGEIARAAGAPERGVRILLDVLASQGFVTKEGDRYSLPPLVEMLLSRDSAHYAGDFSRITANPLIWQGVGNLAEIVRQGRPPDSTVDVEEHPFWREFAEASERASELPASGVAGLVAAEGLAPRSILDVACGSGVYGFSLLEKFPEARLTSLDWPGVLERAKAVAERRGLSERVEWLPGSAFEVEIPGGRYDLVVASHFYHHFSFERNVELSRRLRDALAPGGTLLVHDWVADDARVDRAPAILFSVVMLASTSEGDVFTEGEYRRMLEAAGFSSVVFREVPITRTHVIFARKD
- a CDS encoding isocitrate dehydrogenase, with the translated sequence MARHTAVLIPGDGIGPEVTAAVVRVLAAARAPIDWVERKAGLSALEAGLDVLPAETLEAIERHGVALKGPCTTPVGEGFTSVNVQLRKRLNLYAAVRPVRTLEGVPTRFGNVDLVIVRENTEGLYSGAENQVTEDVVISLKVATRPACLRIARWAFRYAVQRGRRKVTVFHKANIMKLTDGLFLRCAREIHEREYPQVAYEEVIIDAGCMRLVQDPGQFDVLLLENLYGDVVSDLCAGLVGGLGVVPGANLGESHAVFEAVHGSAPNIAGKGIANPLALLMSAVMMLNHLAESRSDAECAETARRIKAAYDRALREGKKTPDLGGTLGTEEFADAVIERLSG
- a CDS encoding phosphatidylethanolamine-binding protein; the encoded protein is MQIWSNSFRNGERIPERCAFGKPDPKTHIALSENRNPHIAWSDLPAGTKSLVLICHDSDVPSRPDDVNKEGRTIPASLPRVDFYHWVLVDIPPTPASIAEGEFSSGVTPRGKKGPEAPRGTRQGLNDYTQWFSGDKDMEGEYFGYDGPCPPWNDELLHHYHFTLYATDLERCPVEGKFRAPDVLRAIEGHVLEKAEIVGTYSLNPAVR